A DNA window from Agrobacterium vaccinii contains the following coding sequences:
- a CDS encoding PLP-dependent aminotransferase family protein, which translates to MSTPYSARWLAEKIADRTIRGIALETSALIRAGVLPVGTRMPSIRDLAYELGISPATLSEAWADLRRHKIITGRGRNGTWVSGDSFIAKPERFASAGNYGPDALDLTLAVPDTSLLPPLAEALAHAATVDKLNDYERSRIIPELHDAASKRWPYEPEAFLVTNGGYNAVYTAIRALVPPGSAIAIENPTAMRLLDILEDFGVKIIPVLCDEQGPTPASLHAALKARPAAFLYQPRLHSVTGQTVSPERMSELGDVLSGSATLIIEDDGLGDISEAKAHSLGKRFPERTIHILSYSKTLGPDLRLAILSSSAIIVEQIQSYRAFSAGWTSRVLQGATAWLLRNPDSWKTMAKARATYQQRRDGLADALRARGVETRPGSGLCLWLPVASEPFATVTLAARNIAINPGRKFTLLPGDHIRIATSTLLQDKWDSVADAVALANQL; encoded by the coding sequence ATGAGCACCCCCTATTCCGCCCGCTGGCTTGCTGAAAAAATAGCCGATCGCACCATCCGTGGTATCGCGCTGGAGACGAGCGCGCTGATCCGCGCAGGCGTGTTGCCCGTGGGAACGCGTATGCCGTCCATCCGCGATCTGGCGTACGAGCTGGGGATAAGCCCGGCGACATTATCCGAAGCATGGGCAGACCTGCGACGTCACAAGATTATAACCGGTCGAGGGCGAAACGGCACATGGGTCAGCGGCGACAGCTTCATCGCCAAGCCGGAGCGCTTTGCCAGCGCGGGCAATTACGGACCCGACGCACTCGATCTGACGTTGGCCGTGCCGGACACCTCGCTTCTGCCACCGCTTGCAGAGGCTCTCGCCCACGCAGCGACTGTGGACAAGCTGAATGACTACGAGCGCTCACGCATCATTCCTGAACTCCACGATGCCGCTTCGAAGCGCTGGCCCTATGAGCCCGAGGCGTTTCTGGTCACCAACGGCGGCTACAATGCCGTCTATACCGCCATTCGCGCCCTCGTGCCGCCCGGCTCCGCCATAGCCATCGAAAACCCCACGGCAATGCGTCTTCTGGATATTCTGGAGGACTTCGGCGTCAAGATCATTCCCGTCCTGTGCGATGAACAGGGACCGACACCCGCTTCACTTCATGCAGCCCTCAAGGCGCGACCGGCAGCATTCCTGTATCAACCCCGGCTTCATTCCGTCACCGGCCAAACCGTCAGCCCGGAGCGCATGTCTGAACTGGGCGATGTACTTTCCGGCAGCGCGACCTTGATCATCGAGGACGATGGCTTGGGCGACATATCGGAAGCAAAGGCGCACTCCCTGGGCAAGCGTTTTCCCGAGCGGACCATCCATATCCTGTCTTACTCCAAAACGCTGGGACCCGACCTGCGGCTGGCCATCCTTTCCAGCTCGGCCATCATTGTCGAGCAAATCCAGTCCTATCGCGCCTTCAGCGCCGGATGGACAAGCCGTGTGCTGCAGGGAGCAACCGCATGGCTTCTGCGCAATCCAGATAGCTGGAAAACGATGGCAAAGGCGCGCGCCACCTATCAACAGCGCCGCGATGGGTTGGCGGATGCGCTGCGGGCACGGGGCGTGGAAACGCGTCCCGGCAGCGGCCTCTGTCTCTGGTTGCCGGTTGCGTCAGAACCCTTTGCCACGGTCACGCTTGCCGCACGCAACATTGCCATCAATCCAGGCCGAAAGTTCACGCTCCTGCCCGGTGACCATATTCGCATCGCCACCTCCACACTCTTGCAGGATAAATGGGACAGCGTGGCGGATGCGGTCGCGCTCGCCAATCAGCTGTGA
- a CDS encoding ABC transporter substrate-binding protein — translation MRLKLAFLIATALISAPTLLSAQEKGGVINVATIGEPPTLDPMASTADLVGIVTQHIFETLYTFYKDWKPTPLLAESLPEISADGKTYTIKLRSGIKFHDGSDMASDDVVASLNRWVKVASRGKQAASFFDKIEATDPMTVTITLKQPYAPLVSLLAFNNSAAIVLPAEKQDEPMKEFIGTGPYMLKERKADQYIQLVRFDGYKSREGDSNGYGGARHQYLDEIRFVPVPDANTRVEAAVSGQYDYVDSLPVESFDKVKSSSVTEPVVLKPFGYPVFVFNTAEGVAKDVAMRKAIRQALNMEDMLAAAFGSTDFYTVDGDIYPKNYVWNTDAGVEGAYNLADPEGAAEAAKAAGYDGQKPIRILTSRQYEFHYKMAQVAAEYLKLAGFKVDLQVVDWATLTQRRADKALWDIYITHSPFLPEPALIGSLAPTSPGWWDTPLRKQTVEAFSAESDPQKRVALWADVQKAMYEEIPYMKIGDFNGLTAKAKKVEGVDPAPWPYFWNASITK, via the coding sequence ATGAGACTCAAGCTAGCATTTCTGATCGCCACAGCATTGATATCCGCCCCCACTCTTCTTTCAGCACAGGAAAAGGGTGGCGTCATCAACGTCGCAACGATTGGCGAGCCGCCGACACTCGACCCCATGGCATCAACGGCTGACCTTGTCGGCATCGTCACACAGCATATTTTCGAGACGCTCTACACCTTCTACAAGGACTGGAAGCCGACACCGCTTCTGGCCGAAAGCCTGCCGGAGATCAGTGCCGACGGCAAAACCTACACAATCAAGCTTCGGTCCGGCATCAAGTTCCATGACGGTTCCGATATGGCCTCCGACGACGTCGTCGCCTCCCTTAACCGCTGGGTGAAAGTCGCCTCTCGCGGCAAGCAGGCCGCATCCTTCTTCGACAAGATCGAAGCGACCGATCCGATGACGGTCACCATTACGTTGAAGCAGCCGTATGCGCCGCTCGTCTCGCTTCTCGCCTTCAACAATTCGGCAGCCATTGTCCTGCCTGCGGAAAAGCAGGATGAGCCGATGAAGGAGTTTATCGGCACCGGTCCCTATATGCTGAAAGAGCGCAAGGCAGACCAATATATCCAGCTCGTGCGTTTTGATGGCTACAAGTCCCGGGAAGGCGACAGCAACGGTTATGGTGGCGCGCGCCATCAGTATCTCGATGAAATCCGGTTCGTCCCGGTGCCGGATGCGAACACCCGCGTAGAGGCTGCGGTCTCCGGGCAATACGACTATGTCGATAGCCTGCCGGTTGAATCCTTCGACAAGGTCAAGTCGTCGTCCGTCACCGAGCCTGTCGTCCTGAAGCCGTTCGGCTATCCGGTCTTCGTATTCAACACGGCGGAAGGTGTGGCCAAGGATGTGGCTATGCGCAAGGCCATCCGTCAGGCGCTGAACATGGAAGACATGTTGGCCGCCGCTTTCGGCAGCACGGATTTCTACACCGTCGATGGCGATATTTATCCTAAGAACTACGTCTGGAACACCGATGCCGGTGTCGAGGGCGCATACAATCTTGCAGACCCGGAAGGTGCCGCCGAAGCTGCCAAGGCCGCGGGCTATGACGGGCAAAAGCCCATCCGCATTCTCACCAGCCGCCAGTATGAATTCCATTACAAGATGGCGCAGGTCGCTGCGGAATATCTTAAACTCGCCGGCTTCAAAGTTGATCTTCAGGTCGTGGACTGGGCAACATTGACCCAGCGCCGTGCCGATAAGGCTCTGTGGGACATCTACATCACCCACAGCCCCTTCCTGCCGGAACCGGCACTGATCGGTTCGCTCGCGCCGACCTCTCCCGGCTGGTGGGACACGCCTTTGCGCAAACAGACGGTCGAGGCTTTCTCCGCCGAATCCGATCCGCAAAAGCGGGTCGCGCTTTGGGCCGATGTTCAAAAAGCCATGTATGAGGAAATTCCCTACATGAAGATCGGCGACTTCAACGGACTGACGGCCAAGGCAAAGAAGGTCGAGGGTGTCGACCCGGCTCCATGGCCGTATTTCTGGAATGCATCCATCACGAAGTAA
- a CDS encoding ABC transporter permease, with protein MIRYILQRLFGMIVVMFLVVTIVFVIVRVTPGDPAAVMLGPDASAQDIADLRMRLGLDQSLVVQYLLYLGQMLKGDLGQSIFLNMPVTSALLDRAEPTFFLTIFSLAIATIIALPIGIYAAYRRGSFVDQAATTIAMLAASIPSFWLGLILMQFFAVRLNIFPVSGYGGPGASFAERMYHLTLPAFALGIVSSALILRFTRASMLDVLGDDYIRTARAKGLVERRVILKHALKNALIPILTVIGLTAAVLISGAVVTETVFGLPGVGSLVVSAVLRRDYPVIQGALLVIAALYVLINFAIDMLYLAIDPRVRY; from the coding sequence ATGATCCGTTACATTCTTCAGCGCCTGTTCGGCATGATCGTCGTGATGTTCCTCGTCGTGACAATCGTCTTCGTCATCGTGCGCGTAACTCCGGGTGATCCCGCCGCCGTCATGCTCGGCCCGGATGCGTCCGCTCAGGACATTGCCGATCTGCGCATGCGGCTGGGGCTCGATCAATCACTTGTCGTGCAATATCTGCTCTATCTCGGCCAGATGCTGAAGGGTGATCTCGGACAATCCATTTTTCTCAACATGCCCGTTACCTCGGCGCTGCTGGATCGTGCCGAGCCCACCTTTTTCCTGACGATCTTCTCGCTCGCCATCGCCACCATCATCGCGCTGCCCATCGGCATTTACGCGGCCTATCGCCGTGGCTCTTTCGTCGACCAGGCCGCGACCACTATCGCCATGCTGGCTGCAAGCATTCCGAGTTTCTGGCTTGGCCTCATTCTCATGCAGTTTTTTGCCGTGCGGCTGAACATCTTCCCTGTTTCGGGCTATGGCGGTCCGGGCGCGAGCTTCGCGGAGCGCATGTATCACCTGACGCTTCCCGCCTTTGCGCTCGGCATCGTCTCCTCGGCGCTCATTCTACGGTTTACCCGCGCATCCATGCTTGACGTGCTGGGTGACGATTACATCCGCACGGCGCGCGCCAAGGGTCTGGTCGAACGCCGCGTCATTCTCAAACATGCATTGAAAAACGCGCTGATCCCGATCCTCACGGTAATCGGTCTCACCGCCGCCGTGCTGATCTCCGGCGCCGTCGTGACCGAAACCGTCTTCGGCCTGCCGGGTGTCGGAAGTCTCGTGGTGTCAGCCGTTCTGCGCCGGGATTATCCCGTCATCCAGGGAGCTCTGCTGGTGATTGCCGCGCTCTACGTCCTCATCAATTTCGCAATCGATATGCTGTATCTGGCGATCGATCCGCGTGTTCGTTATTAA
- a CDS encoding ABC transporter permease, protein MVDIAATPPQPEASEGSKFFRRFLKRKTVALGLIILVVFVLLAALAPWIAPYSPSKLSIVNRLKPPSEMFWFGTDEFGRDVFSRTIYSARLSLLIGASVVVLSAAIGVTLGLLAGFFQRLDTPIARLIDAMMAFPDILLAIALVAALGPSLTTVIIALSIVYAPRLARIVRASTLVIRELPYVEAAQALGISTFHIMTRHVLRNLLSPILVQATFLFASAMLAEAGLSFLGLGVSPEIPTWGTMIAAGRQYIGQADWMTYFPGFAIILSVLSLQMVGDGLRDMLDPRLRRDL, encoded by the coding sequence ATGGTCGATATTGCAGCAACACCCCCACAGCCCGAGGCGAGCGAAGGCTCGAAATTTTTTCGCCGGTTCCTGAAGCGCAAGACGGTGGCCCTCGGCCTTATCATTCTGGTCGTCTTCGTACTGCTGGCGGCGCTTGCCCCATGGATCGCACCTTACTCGCCATCCAAACTGTCCATCGTCAACCGGCTGAAACCGCCAAGCGAAATGTTCTGGTTCGGAACCGATGAGTTCGGTCGTGACGTTTTCTCGCGCACGATCTATTCAGCGCGGCTGTCTCTTCTAATCGGCGCATCCGTCGTCGTCCTGTCGGCGGCAATTGGGGTAACGCTTGGGTTGCTGGCAGGTTTCTTCCAGCGGCTCGATACGCCGATTGCCCGGCTGATCGACGCGATGATGGCATTCCCGGATATCCTGCTGGCCATCGCGCTGGTGGCAGCGCTCGGCCCGTCGCTGACCACGGTCATCATCGCGCTGTCGATTGTCTATGCGCCGCGTCTGGCGCGTATCGTCCGCGCTTCCACATTGGTTATCCGTGAATTGCCCTATGTGGAGGCCGCACAGGCGCTGGGCATTTCCACATTCCACATCATGACACGGCATGTGCTGCGCAATCTGCTGTCGCCCATTCTGGTGCAGGCAACATTCCTGTTCGCCAGCGCCATGCTGGCAGAGGCGGGCCTTTCATTTCTGGGGCTGGGTGTCAGCCCCGAAATTCCAACCTGGGGAACCATGATCGCCGCTGGCCGCCAATATATCGGGCAGGCCGACTGGATGACCTACTTCCCCGGCTTTGCCATCATTCTTTCCGTGCTGTCGCTGCAAATGGTGGGCGATGGACTGCGGGACATGCTTGATCCAAGACTGCGAAGGGATTTGTAA
- a CDS encoding amidohydrolase/deacetylase family metallohydrolase has translation MTGENAKPLLLTNVKPMAFGETAHSGATDILVGADGKIAAIGQSIDAPADATRIDGKGAWVSPGWVDLHVHIWHGGTDISIRPSECGAERGVTTLVDAGSAGEANFHGFREYIIEPSKERIKAFLNLGSIGLVACNRVAELRDIRDIDLDRILECYAENSEHIVGLKVRASHVITGSWGVTPVKLGKKIAKILKIPMMVHVGEPPALYDEVLEILGPGDVVTHCFNGKAGSSIMEDEDLFNLAERCASEGVRLDIGHGGASFSFKVAEAAIARGLLPHSISTDLHGHSMNFPVWDLATTMSKLMSVGMPFDKVVNAVTHAPAEVIKLDMQDRLSVGARADFTIFDVIDSDLEATDSNGDVSQLKQLFEPRYAVIGAEATVARRYIPRARKLVRHSHGYSYR, from the coding sequence ATGACCGGCGAAAACGCAAAGCCGCTCCTCCTCACCAACGTCAAGCCAATGGCTTTTGGCGAAACCGCACACTCAGGCGCAACGGATATCCTGGTCGGTGCAGACGGCAAGATCGCCGCCATCGGCCAGTCCATAGACGCGCCTGCCGATGCGACCCGCATCGACGGCAAGGGCGCCTGGGTTTCGCCCGGCTGGGTCGATCTGCACGTCCATATCTGGCACGGCGGCACCGATATCTCGATCCGCCCTTCGGAATGCGGGGCAGAACGCGGCGTCACCACGCTGGTCGATGCAGGTTCTGCCGGTGAAGCCAATTTCCACGGTTTCCGCGAATATATCATCGAGCCATCCAAAGAGCGCATCAAGGCGTTCCTCAACCTCGGCTCCATCGGTCTCGTGGCCTGCAATCGCGTGGCGGAACTGCGCGACATCAGAGACATCGATCTTGATCGCATCCTCGAATGCTACGCCGAAAACAGCGAGCATATCGTCGGTCTGAAAGTGCGCGCCAGCCACGTCATCACTGGTTCATGGGGCGTCACGCCGGTCAAGCTCGGCAAGAAGATCGCCAAAATCCTCAAAATACCGATGATGGTGCATGTCGGTGAGCCGCCGGCGCTCTACGACGAAGTGCTGGAAATCCTCGGCCCCGGCGATGTCGTCACCCACTGCTTTAACGGCAAGGCAGGCTCGTCCATTATGGAAGACGAAGACCTCTTCAATCTGGCCGAACGCTGTGCGTCCGAAGGCGTGCGGCTCGATATCGGCCATGGCGGAGCCTCCTTCTCGTTCAAGGTCGCGGAAGCGGCGATTGCCCGTGGCCTGCTGCCGCATTCGATCTCGACCGATTTGCACGGCCATTCCATGAACTTCCCGGTCTGGGATCTGGCAACGACGATGTCGAAGCTGATGTCGGTCGGCATGCCCTTCGACAAGGTCGTCAATGCGGTGACCCACGCCCCGGCAGAGGTCATCAAGCTCGACATGCAAGACCGCCTGTCGGTCGGTGCGCGCGCCGATTTCACGATCTTCGATGTCATCGATTCCGATCTCGAAGCGACCGATTCCAACGGCGATGTCTCGCAACTGAAGCAACTGTTCGAGCCGCGCTATGCGGTGATCGGTGCGGAAGCGACCGTCGCCCGCCGCTACATTCCCCGCGCCCGCAAACTGGTTCGCCACAGCCACGGTTATTCCTACCGCTGA
- a CDS encoding RidA family protein encodes MKSISHDTGVCVTQSPIKSEAKAQTPYDRLAALGIELPPPAPPIANFVTHVIEGNMLYLSGQGPREADGFLHTGKVGTDVSPDKAYSDARLTGINLLSVMHDALGDLSRVRRVVKLLGMVNAAPDFLDHPLVINGCSDLFNAVFGEAGQHARSAVGFGSLPGNITVEIEAIVALHA; translated from the coding sequence ATGAAGAGTATTTCGCATGACACAGGAGTTTGCGTGACCCAGTCCCCGATCAAGTCAGAAGCGAAGGCGCAAACGCCTTATGACCGGCTTGCCGCGCTCGGCATCGAACTGCCGCCACCAGCGCCACCGATTGCCAATTTCGTGACGCATGTCATCGAAGGCAATATGCTTTACCTGTCGGGCCAGGGCCCGCGTGAGGCTGACGGTTTCCTGCACACCGGAAAGGTCGGCACGGATGTTTCGCCTGACAAAGCCTATTCCGATGCGCGGTTGACCGGCATCAACCTGCTGTCCGTCATGCATGATGCACTGGGTGATCTGTCCCGCGTCAGGCGCGTCGTGAAACTACTCGGCATGGTCAATGCTGCGCCTGATTTTCTGGACCATCCGCTGGTGATCAACGGCTGCTCCGATCTTTTCAACGCTGTCTTCGGTGAGGCAGGCCAGCATGCTCGCTCTGCCGTTGGCTTCGGTTCGCTTCCCGGCAATATCACGGTCGAGATCGAAGCGATCGTCGCGTTGCACGCTTAG
- a CDS encoding IclR family transcriptional regulator, producing the protein MDVASDDLPAVEVEGKARRSRVSGIDRALQVIDYLYETGAPAGAYAIAKAVKAPLSTVYVIIDDLVEKNMLARNADGMIWLGARLYHYGLAYARSLDFMSVATHEMHDLCREAGETVQVCGRDAEHMLVLAMAEGPSHFQVASRVGTRVPLNWTASGRLLVGHMPEAERIDLFKRGARISPTGRATIDAASLSDAARKAFEERLSIQAGESDYSVACIASPIVDSRGDCVATISIVLPEQKIVADKSGYADRVKASAARIEKLMGWRNH; encoded by the coding sequence TTGGACGTTGCCTCCGACGATCTTCCTGCGGTCGAAGTTGAGGGCAAAGCGCGTCGGTCGCGCGTCAGCGGCATCGACAGAGCCTTGCAGGTCATCGATTATCTCTACGAGACCGGCGCGCCCGCCGGGGCCTATGCTATTGCCAAGGCAGTCAAGGCGCCGCTTTCCACCGTCTACGTCATCATCGATGACCTCGTGGAAAAGAACATGCTGGCACGCAATGCCGATGGCATGATCTGGCTTGGCGCGCGTCTCTATCATTATGGCCTCGCCTATGCCCGCTCGCTCGATTTCATGAGTGTGGCCACCCATGAGATGCATGATCTCTGCCGCGAGGCGGGTGAGACCGTTCAGGTTTGCGGTCGCGATGCCGAGCATATGCTGGTACTGGCCATGGCCGAGGGCCCGAGCCATTTTCAGGTCGCGTCCCGTGTCGGCACTCGCGTGCCACTGAACTGGACGGCGTCCGGTCGCCTGCTTGTCGGCCATATGCCAGAGGCGGAGCGGATCGACCTGTTCAAACGCGGTGCCCGCATTTCTCCCACCGGTCGCGCGACGATCGATGCGGCGTCCCTGTCGGATGCGGCCCGCAAGGCGTTCGAGGAGCGGTTGTCGATACAGGCGGGTGAGTCTGACTATTCCGTTGCCTGCATCGCTTCGCCGATTGTGGACAGCAGGGGAGACTGCGTGGCGACGATTTCCATCGTGCTTCCCGAGCAGAAGATCGTTGCCGACAAGTCCGGCTATGCCGACCGCGTCAAGGCGTCTGCTGCTCGTATCGAAAAGCTGATGGGCTGGCGCAACCACTGA
- a CDS encoding aminotransferase class V-fold PLP-dependent enzyme: MSDDLRTKLGLRPVINVSGTMTSLGASIVVPEAVAAMAAILPQFVEINDLQRKASAIIARLTGAEAGFVTASCSSGISLAVAGTITGPDLLAIERLPETTTPKNEVLIQMGHVVSYGAPVDQSIRLAGGKVVMIGQATSTHRYHMENAITENTAAAVYVVSHHVVNYGLLHLKEFVEIAHAKGVPVIVDAASEYDLKLFIEQGADIALYSGHKFLGGPTSGIVAGKKELVRNAFLQNMGIGRGMKVGKESIYGVMAALEAWEKRDHVGIRERETGYLNLWAQTLANRPGVTALIEPDPTNNPLDRMRVIISAQEAHITAWDLAAALRSGPQPIIVRDHEVEHNYFYLDPCNLHPGQETVVAARLAEELDKARASNEIIATPFEDLSRHRFNGALRWPD, encoded by the coding sequence ATGTCCGACGACCTCAGAACAAAGCTCGGCCTTCGCCCGGTCATCAACGTCTCAGGCACCATGACCAGCCTCGGAGCCTCCATCGTCGTGCCGGAAGCGGTTGCCGCGATGGCAGCGATCCTGCCGCAATTCGTTGAAATCAACGATCTTCAACGCAAGGCAAGCGCCATCATTGCGCGCCTGACAGGTGCCGAAGCCGGGTTCGTGACGGCGTCGTGCTCCTCCGGCATCAGCCTTGCCGTGGCGGGCACCATCACCGGCCCAGACCTTTTGGCCATCGAGAGACTTCCCGAAACCACGACGCCGAAGAACGAGGTTCTCATTCAGATGGGCCATGTGGTGAGTTACGGCGCCCCGGTCGATCAGTCCATTCGCCTTGCCGGTGGCAAGGTGGTGATGATCGGGCAGGCAACATCCACGCACCGCTATCACATGGAAAACGCCATTACCGAAAACACTGCAGCCGCCGTTTACGTCGTCTCCCACCATGTCGTGAACTACGGCCTGCTCCACCTCAAGGAGTTCGTGGAAATCGCCCACGCCAAGGGCGTGCCGGTCATCGTCGATGCGGCTTCCGAATATGATCTCAAGCTCTTCATCGAGCAGGGTGCGGATATCGCGCTTTACTCCGGCCATAAGTTTCTGGGTGGGCCGACATCGGGCATCGTTGCAGGTAAAAAGGAGCTTGTTCGCAATGCCTTCCTGCAAAACATGGGCATCGGTCGCGGTATGAAGGTCGGCAAGGAAAGCATCTACGGCGTCATGGCCGCATTGGAGGCCTGGGAAAAGCGCGACCACGTGGGCATTCGCGAACGCGAAACCGGCTATCTGAATCTGTGGGCACAGACACTGGCGAACCGCCCAGGCGTCACAGCGCTGATCGAACCCGATCCGACCAACAACCCGCTGGACCGCATGCGCGTGATCATCTCGGCGCAGGAAGCCCACATCACCGCCTGGGATTTGGCCGCAGCACTGCGCTCCGGCCCGCAGCCGATCATCGTGCGCGACCACGAAGTCGAGCATAACTACTTCTATCTCGACCCCTGCAACCTGCACCCCGGTCAGGAAACTGTTGTCGCAGCGCGGCTAGCCGAGGAACTGGACAAGGCCCGCGCCTCCAACGAAATCATCGCGACCCCCTTCGAGGATCTGAGCCGTCACCGCTTTAACGGCGCACTACGCTGGCCGGACTAA
- a CDS encoding ABC transporter ATP-binding protein encodes MTTPNTQTMPFASAANDPVLLVEKLRTSFMVDGKWKPVVRDISFTVGPGETVAIVGESGSGKSVTSLSIMRLLQPDTSRIEGKVMLDGRDLLSLPEHEMRKVRGNDVAMIFQEPMTSLNPLFTIGDQISEALLCHSPMSKREARAETIRILEKVRIPSAASRFDEYPHRFSGGMRQRVMIAMALATKPKLLIADEPTTALDVTIQGQILDLIKTLQEEEGTSVLFITHDMGVVAEIADRTVVMYQGEQVETGATTDIFHRGQHPYTRALLSAVPVLGSMQDYQRPRRFPVVNVLTGESDVPVEVGDTVAKGQPVLQVKNLTKRFDIHSGLFGTVTGRVHAVENVSFDLYAGETLSLVGESGCGKSTTGRAIMRLIEPGSGSVLVEGRDVLKLEKKGMREMRKSVQMIFQDPFASLNPRMTVGAAIAEPFLEHKMGDKKQAKDVVADMLKKVGLTPDMAKRYPHEFSGGQRQRVCIARALALKPKVIVADESVSALDVSIKAQVINLMLDLQQSLDLAFLFISHDMAVVERVSHRVAVMYLGEIVEIGPRAAVFGNPQHAYTKRLMSAVPVPDPDRRRLKSAAAIEELKSPIRPVDYSVTPPVFREVSPGHLVAES; translated from the coding sequence ATGACAACGCCAAACACACAGACCATGCCCTTCGCGTCAGCAGCCAACGACCCGGTTCTTTTGGTTGAAAAGCTGCGGACGTCCTTCATGGTCGATGGCAAGTGGAAGCCGGTCGTTCGCGATATTTCCTTTACGGTTGGACCCGGTGAAACGGTGGCAATCGTCGGGGAGAGCGGCTCGGGCAAATCGGTCACCTCCTTGTCGATCATGCGGCTGTTGCAGCCAGACACCAGCCGCATCGAAGGCAAGGTCATGCTGGACGGGCGCGATCTTCTGTCTTTGCCGGAACACGAGATGCGCAAGGTTCGCGGCAATGATGTCGCCATGATCTTTCAGGAGCCGATGACCAGCCTCAATCCACTTTTCACCATCGGCGACCAGATTTCCGAGGCTTTGCTATGCCATTCGCCGATGAGCAAGCGAGAGGCCAGAGCAGAAACCATTCGCATTCTCGAAAAGGTGCGGATACCCTCTGCCGCCTCGCGCTTCGATGAATACCCGCATCGCTTTTCCGGCGGCATGCGCCAGCGCGTGATGATTGCCATGGCGCTAGCCACAAAGCCCAAACTGCTGATCGCCGATGAACCGACGACGGCTCTCGACGTGACGATCCAGGGACAAATTCTCGATCTCATTAAGACCTTGCAGGAGGAGGAAGGCACCTCCGTGCTGTTCATCACCCACGATATGGGCGTTGTCGCAGAGATCGCGGACAGAACCGTCGTGATGTATCAAGGCGAGCAGGTGGAAACCGGCGCGACGACCGACATCTTCCACCGCGGCCAGCATCCTTATACGCGCGCGCTGCTATCAGCGGTGCCGGTGCTGGGCTCGATGCAGGATTATCAGCGGCCTCGGCGTTTTCCAGTCGTCAATGTGTTGACGGGCGAGTCCGATGTGCCGGTGGAGGTCGGTGATACGGTGGCCAAGGGGCAACCGGTGTTGCAGGTTAAAAACCTGACCAAGCGCTTCGATATCCATTCCGGTCTGTTCGGCACAGTCACGGGCCGCGTCCACGCGGTGGAGAATGTCTCGTTCGATCTCTACGCTGGTGAAACGCTGTCTTTGGTCGGCGAATCCGGCTGCGGCAAGTCCACCACCGGTCGCGCCATCATGCGGCTGATTGAGCCCGGCAGCGGCTCGGTTCTCGTTGAAGGCCGGGACGTGCTCAAGCTGGAAAAGAAGGGCATGCGTGAGATGCGCAAGTCCGTGCAGATGATCTTTCAGGACCCGTTTGCCTCTTTGAACCCGCGCATGACCGTGGGTGCCGCCATCGCCGAACCTTTCCTTGAACACAAAATGGGCGACAAAAAACAGGCGAAGGATGTTGTCGCCGACATGCTGAAGAAGGTTGGCCTGACACCCGACATGGCAAAACGCTACCCGCATGAATTTTCCGGCGGCCAGCGCCAGCGTGTCTGCATTGCCCGTGCACTGGCGCTGAAACCGAAGGTCATTGTCGCTGACGAAAGCGTTTCGGCGCTGGATGTCTCGATCAAGGCGCAGGTCATCAATCTGATGCTCGATTTGCAGCAAAGCCTGGATTTGGCATTCCTGTTCATCAGCCACGACATGGCCGTGGTGGAACGTGTCAGCCACCGAGTGGCTGTCATGTATCTGGGCGAGATCGTGGAAATCGGTCCACGCGCGGCGGTATTCGGCAATCCGCAACATGCCTACACAAAACGTCTCATGTCAGCGGTGCCCGTGCCAGACCCGGATCGCCGCAGGCTCAAAAGTGCCGCCGCCATCGAGGAATTGAAAAGCCCGATCCGCCCGGTCGATTACAGCGTTACGCCACCCGTGTTTCGTGAAGTATCACCGGGCCATCTAGTGGCCGAGAGCTGA